From the genome of Nocardia sp. NBC_01503, one region includes:
- a CDS encoding ABC transporter permease, which yields MSDGSAARSTDVVDPPGGPAAPHDLIVKRPKGFASRINGSGRLGGFVRRLAGLLSTLVAASFAVFASLYLAPGDPVTFLMHGHPATPEAVAAIRQQYHLDDPFVVRYFDWIGGVLHGDFGRSVQFRQDVSDLLTSRLATTAWLIAYSTLLIVLVGLVFGALAALRPGIVDRAVMTVTAIATATPAFVAAVVLVSVFSVQLGWLPAFGDGSGAGLGGRISHLTLPAVALAFTFVGLLARVTRASMLAELGREHVEVSRSRGVPEASVIRKHVLRNALGPITTVTGTVVAGLLVSTSIVETAFGVSGIGQLLVSSVAVKDFPVVQAVCLLVVAAFVIVNLLVDVLLPLIDPRLARVKVGAA from the coding sequence ATGAGCGACGGCAGCGCCGCGCGGTCCACCGATGTGGTGGACCCGCCCGGCGGGCCGGCCGCACCGCACGATCTAATCGTGAAGCGGCCCAAGGGTTTTGCGAGCCGGATCAATGGGTCCGGTCGGTTGGGCGGCTTCGTGCGGCGGCTCGCCGGTTTGCTGTCGACGCTTGTCGCGGCCTCCTTCGCGGTATTCGCCTCCCTCTATCTGGCTCCCGGCGATCCGGTGACGTTTCTGATGCACGGTCATCCGGCCACCCCCGAGGCGGTGGCCGCGATCCGGCAGCAGTACCACCTCGACGATCCGTTCGTGGTGCGCTATTTCGATTGGATCGGCGGGGTGCTCCACGGCGATTTCGGCCGATCGGTGCAGTTCCGGCAGGACGTGAGTGATCTGCTGACTTCGCGACTGGCCACCACCGCCTGGCTGATCGCGTACTCGACCCTGCTGATCGTGCTGGTGGGCCTGGTCTTCGGCGCATTGGCCGCACTGCGGCCCGGCATCGTCGATCGGGCCGTCATGACCGTTACCGCGATCGCCACCGCCACACCGGCTTTCGTGGCCGCGGTGGTGCTGGTGTCGGTGTTCTCGGTTCAGCTCGGCTGGCTGCCCGCCTTCGGTGACGGCAGTGGGGCCGGGTTGGGCGGGCGGATCAGTCATCTCACCCTGCCCGCCGTCGCCTTGGCGTTCACCTTCGTCGGTCTGCTGGCCCGGGTGACGCGGGCGTCGATGCTGGCGGAGCTGGGGCGTGAGCATGTGGAGGTGTCGCGGTCCCGGGGCGTGCCGGAGGCGAGCGTCATCCGAAAGCATGTGCTGCGCAATGCTCTTGGGCCCATCACCACGGTCACCGGCACGGTGGTGGCCGGGCTGCTGGTGAGCACCTCGATCGTGGAGACCGCGTTCGGTGTCTCCGGAATCGGTCAGCTGCTGGTGAGTTCGGTCGCGGTGAAGGACTTCCCGGTGGTGCAGGCGGTGTGCCTGCTGGTGGTGGCGGCCTTCGTGATCGTCAATCTGCTGGTGGATGTGCTGCTGCCGCTCATAGATCCGCGCCTGGCGCGCGTGAAAGTCGGTGCGGCATGA
- a CDS encoding ABC transporter permease has protein sequence MTTLDNPVFSQRRWAMPRIRLGGGNATLIAALVVLGVLVVAALFAPWIAPHDPNAVDLSATLSGSSSTHPLGTDQSGRDVLSRLTVGARTGLLGPLVVVVFSTVLGMLIGVIAAWNGGAVDAALSRGMDLVFSFPGLLLAILLVAVFGSGGTAPVIAMSVAYVPYVGRLTRGIALQEKARPYIQAYQVQGWSGWMICLRHLMPNIAALVLAQAAINFGYALMDLAALSYLGFGVQPPTPDWGAMINEGSAALQRGALMPALAPGVVIVIAVVAFSTVGEGFADHLAKRER, from the coding sequence ATGACCACTTTGGATAATCCAGTGTTCTCGCAGCGGCGCTGGGCGATGCCGCGTATCCGGCTCGGCGGCGGTAACGCGACACTGATCGCGGCGCTGGTGGTGCTGGGTGTGCTGGTGGTTGCGGCGCTGTTCGCGCCATGGATAGCGCCGCATGATCCCAATGCCGTCGACCTGTCGGCGACGCTGTCCGGATCCAGCTCCACGCATCCGCTCGGTACCGATCAATCAGGCCGAGATGTGTTGTCGCGCTTGACTGTCGGTGCGCGCACCGGTCTGCTCGGACCCCTCGTTGTGGTGGTCTTCTCGACCGTGCTCGGCATGCTCATCGGTGTGATCGCTGCCTGGAACGGCGGGGCCGTGGACGCGGCGCTCTCGCGCGGTATGGATCTGGTGTTCTCCTTTCCGGGACTGCTGCTGGCGATTCTGCTGGTCGCCGTATTCGGTTCCGGTGGCACCGCGCCGGTCATCGCCATGAGCGTGGCGTACGTGCCCTATGTCGGGCGACTGACGCGCGGTATCGCATTGCAGGAGAAGGCCCGCCCGTACATCCAGGCGTATCAGGTGCAGGGCTGGTCGGGCTGGATGATCTGCCTGCGCCATCTGATGCCCAATATCGCGGCGCTCGTATTGGCCCAGGCGGCAATCAATTTCGGCTACGCGCTGATGGATCTGGCGGCGCTGTCCTACCTCGGCTTCGGTGTGCAACCGCCGACGCCGGACTGGGGCGCGATGATCAACGAGGGTTCGGCGGCGCTGCAGCGCGGCGCGCTCATGCCCGCACTGGCTCCCGGCGTGGTCATTGTCATCGCGGTCGTCGCGTTCAGCACCGTCGGCGAGGGCTTCGCCGATCATCTGGCCAAGCGGGAGCGGTAA
- a CDS encoding ABC transporter ATP-binding protein: MLEIRDLTVGLAAGRAARPILDGVSLTVEAGETVGLVGESGSGKSVTCRSVLGLLPAGSRATGQVLVGDDNVLTMSKSRLRQLRRHEAAMIFQDPRASINPLRRIGDFLTEALRAGGASQRTALSKAEELLEAVGIRDPHGALRKYPHEFSGGMLQRVMIAGALGGGSRLLLADESTTALDVTTQAEVISILTRLQAERGMGMLFVTHDLELAAAICDRIYVMYAGRIVESQSVEGLFEKPRHPYTAGLLAATPQLESDAAPRGVPGRPLSLAEARTGCAFAPRCAHAGERCTTQDPVLLSLGQHGSHPIEVACLKAEELVHG; this comes from the coding sequence ATGCTGGAAATCCGTGATCTGACAGTGGGTTTGGCGGCGGGACGGGCGGCTCGACCGATCCTCGACGGGGTTTCGCTGACCGTCGAGGCGGGCGAGACGGTCGGACTGGTCGGTGAATCCGGATCGGGTAAGTCGGTCACCTGTCGTTCGGTCCTCGGCCTGCTGCCCGCTGGTTCGCGGGCCACCGGGCAGGTGCTGGTCGGTGACGACAACGTCCTGACCATGTCGAAATCCCGGCTGCGCCAACTGCGTCGGCACGAGGCGGCCATGATCTTCCAGGATCCGCGCGCCTCCATCAATCCGCTGCGGCGGATCGGCGACTTCCTCACCGAGGCGTTGCGGGCGGGTGGTGCGTCCCAGCGCACGGCCCTGAGCAAGGCCGAGGAACTCCTGGAGGCGGTGGGAATTCGCGATCCACACGGTGCGCTGCGCAAATACCCGCATGAGTTCTCCGGCGGCATGTTGCAGCGGGTCATGATCGCCGGGGCGCTCGGCGGCGGCTCGCGGCTGCTGCTGGCCGACGAGTCGACCACGGCGCTCGATGTCACCACGCAGGCCGAGGTGATCTCGATCCTGACGCGACTGCAGGCCGAGCGCGGAATGGGGATGCTCTTCGTCACCCATGATCTGGAGTTGGCGGCCGCCATCTGTGACCGGATCTATGTCATGTACGCGGGGCGGATTGTCGAATCACAGTCCGTGGAGGGGCTTTTCGAGAAACCGCGGCACCCGTATACCGCCGGGCTGCTGGCCGCCACACCGCAATTGGAGTCCGATGCCGCACCGCGCGGTGTACCCGGCAGGCCGTTGTCACTGGCCGAGGCGCGCACCGGCTGTGCCTTCGCGCCACGGTGCGCACACGCTGGGGAGCGGTGCACCACCCAGGATCCGGTGCTGTTGTCCCTGGGGCAGCACGGATCCCACCCGATCGAGGTCGCCTGTCTGAAGGCTGAGGAGCTGGTCCATGGGTAA